One part of the Homo sapiens chromosome 19, GRCh38.p14 Primary Assembly genome encodes these proteins:
- the ARHGAP33 gene encoding rho GTPase-activating protein 33 isoform 1 (isoform 1 is encoded by transcript variant 1): protein MVARSTDSLDGPGEGSVQPLPTAGGPSVKGKPGKRLSAPRGPFPRLADCAHFHYENVDFGHIQLLLSPDREGPSLSGENELVFGVQVTCQGRSWPVLRSYDDFRSLDAHLHRCIFDRRFSCLPELPPPPEGARAAQMLVPLLLQYLETLSGLVDSNLNCGPVLTWMELDNHGRRLLLSEEASLNIPAVAAAHVIKRYTAQAPDELSFEVGDIVSVIDMPPTEDRSWWRGKRGFQVGFFPSECVELFTERPGPGLKADADGPPCGIPAPQGISSLTSAVPRPRGKLAGLLRTFMRSRPSRQRLRQRGILRQRVFGCDLGEHLSNSGQDVPQVLRCCSEFIEAHGVVDGIYRLSGVSSNIQRLRHEFDSERIPELSGPAFLQDIHSVSSLCKLYFRELPNPLLTYQLYGKFSEAMSVPGEEERLVRVHDVIQQLPPPHYRTLEYLLRHLARMARHSANTSMHARNLAIVWAPNLLRSMELESVGMGGAAAFREVRVQSVVVEFLLTHVDVLFSDTFTSAGLDPAGRCLLPRPKSLAGSCPSTRLLTLEEAQARTQGRLGTPTEPTTPKAPASPAERRKGERGEKQRKPGGSSWKTFFALGRGPSVPRKKPLPWLGGTRAPPQPSGSRPDTVTLRSAKSEESLSSQASGAELLGAGGAPASATPTPALSPGRSLRPHLIPLLLRGAEAPLTDACQQEMCSKLRGAQGPLGPDMESPLPPPPLSLLRPGGAPPPPPKNPARLMALALAERAQQVAEQQSQQECGGTPPASQSPFHRSLSLEVGGEPLGTSGSGPPPNSLAHPGAWVPGPPPYLPRQQSDGSLLRSQRPMGTSRRGLRGPAQVSAQLRAGGGGRDAPEAAAQSPCSVPSQVPTPGFFSPAPRECLPPFLGVPKPGLYPLGPPSFQPSSPAPVWRSSLGPPAPLDRGENLYYEIGASEGSPYSGPTRSWSPFRSMPPDRLNASYGMLGQSPPLHRSPDFLLSYPPAPSCFPPDHLGYSAPQHPARRPTPPEPLYVNLALGPRGPSPASSSSSSPPAHPRSRSDPGPPVPRLPQKQRAPWGPRTPHRVPGPWGPPEPLLLYRAAPPAYGRGGELHRGSLYRNGGQRGEGAGPPPPYPTPSWSLHSEGQTRSYC, encoded by the exons CTCCTGCTGTCTCCAGACCGTGAAGGGCCCAGCCTCTCTGGAGAGAATGAGCTGGTGTTCGGGGTGCAGGTGACCTGTCAG GGCCGTTCCTGGCCGGTTCTCCGGAGTTACGATGACTTTCGTTCCCTGGATGCCCACCTCCACCGGTGCATATTTGACCGGAGGTTCTCCTGCCTTCCGGAGCTTCCCCCGCCCCCCGAGGGTGCCAGGGCTGCCCAG ATGCTGGTGCCACTGCTGCTGCAGTACCTGGAGACACTGTCAGGACTGGTGGACAGTAACCTCAACTGCGGGCCTGTGCTCACCTGGATGGAG CTGGACAATCACGGCCGGCGACTGCTCCTCAGTGAGGAGGCGTCACTCAATATCCCTGCAGTGGCGGCCGCCCATGTGATCAAACGGTATACAGCCCAGGCGCCAGATGAGCTGTCCTTTGAG GTGGGAGACATTGTCTCGGTGATCGACATGCCACCCACAGAGGATCGGAGCTGGTGGCGGGGCAAGCGAGGCTTCCAG GTCGGGTTCTTCCCCAGTGAGTGTGTGGAACTCTTCACAGAGCGGCCAGGTCCGGGCCTGAAGGCGG ATGCCGATGGCCCCCCATGTGGCATCCCGGCTCCCCAGGGTATCTCGtctctgacctcag CTGTGCCACGGCCTCGTGGGAAGCTGGCCGGCCTGCTCCGCACCTTCATGCGCTCCCGCCCTTCTCGGCAGCGGCTGCGGCAGCGGGGAATCCTGCGACAGAGGGTGTTTGGCTGCGATCTTGGCGAGCACCTCAGCAACTCAGGCCAGGATG TGCCCCAGGTGCTGCGCTGCTGCTCCGAGTTCATTGAGGCCCACGGGGTGGTGGATGGGATCTACCGGCTCTCAGGCGTGTCTTCCAACATCCAGAGGCTTCG GCACGAGTTTGACAGTGAGAGGATCCCGGAGCTGTCTGGCCCTGCATTCCTGCAGGACATCCACAGCGTGTCCTCCCTCTGCAAGCTCTACTTCCGAGAGCTTCCGAACCCTCTGCTCACCTACCAGCTCTATGGGAAGTTCAGT GAGGCCATGTCAGTGCCTGGGGAGGAGGAGCGTCTGGTGCGGGTGCACGATGTCATCCAGCAGCTGCCCCCACCACATTACAG GACCCTGGAGTACCTGCTGAGGCACCTGGCCCGCATGGCGAGACACAGTGCCAACACCAGCATGCATGCCCGCAACCTGGCCATTGTCTGGGCACCCAACCTGCTACG GTCCATGGAGCTGGAGTCAGTGGGAATGGGTGGCGCGGCGGCGTTCCGGGAAGTTCGGGTGCAGTCGGTGGTGGTGGAGTTTCTGCTCACCCATGTGGACGTCCTGTTCAGCGACACCTTCACCTCCGCCGGCCTCGACCCTGCAG GCCGCTGCCTGCTCCCCAGGCCCAAGTCCCTTGCGGGCAGCTGCCCCTCCACCCGCCTGCTGACGCTGGAGGAAGCCCAGGCACGCACCCAGGGCCGGCTGGGGACGCCCACGGAGCCCACAACTCCCAAGGCCCCGGCCTCACCTGCGGAAAG gaggaaaggggagagaggggagaagcaGCGGAAGCCAGGGGGCAGCAGCTGGAAGACGTTCTTTGCACTGGGCCGGGGCCCCAGTGTCCCTCGAAAGAAGCCCCTGCCCTGGCTGGGGGGCACCCGTGCCCCACCGCAGCCTTCAG GCAGCAGACCCGACACCGTCACACTGAGATCTGCCAAGAGCGAGGAGTCTCTGTCATCGCAGGCCAGCGGGGCTG aactgctgggggctgggggagcacctgcctcagccaccccaacACCAGCTCTCAGCCCCGGCCGGAGCCTGCGCCCCCATCTCATACCCCTGCTGCTGCGAGGAGCCGAGGCCCCGCTGACTGACGCCTGCCAGCAGGAGATGTGCAGCAAGCTCCGGGGAGCCCAGGGCCCACTCG GTCCTGATATGGAGTCACCACTGCCACCCCCTCCCCTGTCTCTCCTGCGCCCTGGGGgtgccccacccccgccccctaAGAACCCAGCACGCctcatggccctggccctggctgaGCGGGCTCAGCAGGTGGCCGAGCAACAGAGCCAGCAGGAGTGTGGGGGCACCCCACCTGCTTCCCAATCCCCCTTCCACCGCTCGCTGTCTCTGGAGGTGGGCGGGGAGCCCCTGGGGACCTCAGGGAGTGGGCCACCTCCCAACTCCCTAGCACACCCGGGTGCCTGGGTCCCGGGACCCCCACCCTACTTACCAAGGCAACAAAGTGATGGGAGCCTGCTGAGGAGCCAGCGGCCCATGGGGACCTCAAGGAGGGGACTCCGAGGCCCTGCCCAGGTCAGTGCCCAGCTCAGGGCAGGTGGCGGGGGCAGGGATGCGCCAGAGGCAGCAGCCCAGTCCCCATGTTCTGTCCCCTCACAGGTTCCTACCCCCGGCttcttctccccagcccccagggagTGCCTGCCACCCTTCCTCGGGGTCCCCAAGCCAGGCTTGTACCCCCTGGGCCCCCCATCCTTCCAGCCCAGTTCCCCAGCCCCAGTCTGGAGGAGCTCTCTGGGCCCCCCTGCACCACTCGACAGGGGAGAGAACCTGTACTATGAGATCGGGGCAAGTGAGGGGTCCCCCTATTCTGGCCCCACCCGCTCCTGGAGTCCCTTTCGCTCCATGCCCCCCGACAGGCTCAATGCCTCCTACGGCATGCTTGGCCAATCACCCCCACTCCACAGGTCCCCCGACTTCCTGCTCAGCTACCCGCCAGCCCCCTCCTGCTTTCCCCCTGACCACCTTGGCTACTCAGCCCCCCAGCACCCTGCTCGGCGCCCTACACCGCCTGAGCCCCTCTACGTCAACCTAGCTCTAGGGCCCAGGGGTCCCtcacctgcctcttcctcctcctcttcccctcctgcCCACCCCCGAAGCCGTTCAGATCCCGGTCCCCCAGTCCCCCGCCTTCCCCAGAAACAACGGGCACCCTGGGGACCCCGTACCCCTCATAGGGTGCCGGGTCCCTGGGGCCCTCCTGAGCCTCTCCTGCTCTACAGGGCAGCCCCGCCAGCCTACGGAAGGGGGGGCGAGCTCCACCGAGGGTCCTTGTACAGAAATGGAGGGCAAAGAGGGGAGGGGGCTGGTCCCCCACCCCCTTACCCCACTCCCAGCTGGTCCCTCCACTCTGAGGGCCAGACCCGAAGCTACTGCTGA
- the ARHGAP33 gene encoding rho GTPase-activating protein 33 isoform X2 gives MVARSTDSLDGPGEGSVQPLPTAGGPSVKGKPGKRLSAPRGPFPRLADCAHFHYENVDFGHIQLLLSPDREGPSLSGENELVFGVQVTCQGRSWPVLRSYDDFRSLDAHLHRCIFDRRFSCLPELPPPPEGARAAQMLVPLLLQYLETLSGLVDSNLNCGPVLTWMELDNHGRRLLLSEEASLNIPAVAAAHVIKRYTAQAPDELSFEVGDIVSVIDMPPTEDRSWWRGKRGFQVGFFPSECVELFTERPGPGLKAADADGPPCGIPAPQGISSLTSAVPRPRGKLAGLLRTFMRSRPSRQRLRQRGILRQRVFGCDLGEHLSNSGQDVPQVLRCCSEFIEAHGVVDGIYRLSGVSSNIQRLRHEFDSERIPELSGPAFLQDIHSVSSLCKLYFRELPNPLLTYQLYGKFSEAMSVPGEEERLVRVHDVIQQLPPPHYRTLEYLLRHLARMARHSANTSMHARNLAIVWAPNLLRSMELESVGMGGAAAFREVRVQSVVVEFLLTHVDVLFSDTFTSAGLDPAGRCLLPRPKSLAGSCPSTRLLTLEEAQARTQGRLGTPTEPTTPKAPASPAERRPPVSPPNRRRKGERGEKQRKPGGSSWKTFFALGRGPSVPRKKPLPWLGGTRAPPQPSGSRPDTVTLRSAKSEESLSSQASGAGLQRLHRLRRPHSSSDAFPVGPAPAGSCESLSSSSSSESSSSESSSSSSESSAAGLGALSGSPSHRTSAWLDDGDELDFSPPRCLEGLRGLDFDPLTFRCSSPTPGDPAPPASPAPPAPASAFPPRVTPQAISPRGPTSPASPAALDISEPLAVSVPPAVLELLGAGGAPASATPTPALSPGRSLRPHLIPLLLRGAEAPLTDACQQEMCSKLRGAQGPLGPDMESPLPPPPLSLLRPGGAPPPPPKNPARLMALALAERAQQVAEQQSQQECGGTPPASQSPFHRSLSLEVGGEPLGTSGSGPPPNSLAHPGAWVPGPPPYLPRQQSDGSLLRSQRPMGTSRRGLRGPAQVSAQLRAGGGGRDAPEAAAQSPCSVPSQVPTPGFFSPAPRECLPPFLGVPKPGLYPLGPPSFQPSSPAPVWRSSLGPPAPLDRGENLYYEIGASEGSPYSGPTRSWSPFRSMPPDRLNASYGMLGQSPPLHRSPDFLLSYPPAPSCFPPDHLGYSAPQHPARRPTPPEPLYVNLALGPRGPSPASSSSSSPPAHPRSRSDPGPPVPRLPQKQRAPWGPRTPHRVPGPWGPPEPLLLYRAAPPAYGRGGELHRGSLYRNGGQRGEGAGPPPPYPTPSWSLHSEGQTRSYC, from the exons CTCCTGCTGTCTCCAGACCGTGAAGGGCCCAGCCTCTCTGGAGAGAATGAGCTGGTGTTCGGGGTGCAGGTGACCTGTCAG GGCCGTTCCTGGCCGGTTCTCCGGAGTTACGATGACTTTCGTTCCCTGGATGCCCACCTCCACCGGTGCATATTTGACCGGAGGTTCTCCTGCCTTCCGGAGCTTCCCCCGCCCCCCGAGGGTGCCAGGGCTGCCCAG ATGCTGGTGCCACTGCTGCTGCAGTACCTGGAGACACTGTCAGGACTGGTGGACAGTAACCTCAACTGCGGGCCTGTGCTCACCTGGATGGAG CTGGACAATCACGGCCGGCGACTGCTCCTCAGTGAGGAGGCGTCACTCAATATCCCTGCAGTGGCGGCCGCCCATGTGATCAAACGGTATACAGCCCAGGCGCCAGATGAGCTGTCCTTTGAG GTGGGAGACATTGTCTCGGTGATCGACATGCCACCCACAGAGGATCGGAGCTGGTGGCGGGGCAAGCGAGGCTTCCAG GTCGGGTTCTTCCCCAGTGAGTGTGTGGAACTCTTCACAGAGCGGCCAGGTCCGGGCCTGAAGGCGG CAGATGCCGATGGCCCCCCATGTGGCATCCCGGCTCCCCAGGGTATCTCGtctctgacctcag CTGTGCCACGGCCTCGTGGGAAGCTGGCCGGCCTGCTCCGCACCTTCATGCGCTCCCGCCCTTCTCGGCAGCGGCTGCGGCAGCGGGGAATCCTGCGACAGAGGGTGTTTGGCTGCGATCTTGGCGAGCACCTCAGCAACTCAGGCCAGGATG TGCCCCAGGTGCTGCGCTGCTGCTCCGAGTTCATTGAGGCCCACGGGGTGGTGGATGGGATCTACCGGCTCTCAGGCGTGTCTTCCAACATCCAGAGGCTTCG GCACGAGTTTGACAGTGAGAGGATCCCGGAGCTGTCTGGCCCTGCATTCCTGCAGGACATCCACAGCGTGTCCTCCCTCTGCAAGCTCTACTTCCGAGAGCTTCCGAACCCTCTGCTCACCTACCAGCTCTATGGGAAGTTCAGT GAGGCCATGTCAGTGCCTGGGGAGGAGGAGCGTCTGGTGCGGGTGCACGATGTCATCCAGCAGCTGCCCCCACCACATTACAG GACCCTGGAGTACCTGCTGAGGCACCTGGCCCGCATGGCGAGACACAGTGCCAACACCAGCATGCATGCCCGCAACCTGGCCATTGTCTGGGCACCCAACCTGCTACG GTCCATGGAGCTGGAGTCAGTGGGAATGGGTGGCGCGGCGGCGTTCCGGGAAGTTCGGGTGCAGTCGGTGGTGGTGGAGTTTCTGCTCACCCATGTGGACGTCCTGTTCAGCGACACCTTCACCTCCGCCGGCCTCGACCCTGCAG GCCGCTGCCTGCTCCCCAGGCCCAAGTCCCTTGCGGGCAGCTGCCCCTCCACCCGCCTGCTGACGCTGGAGGAAGCCCAGGCACGCACCCAGGGCCGGCTGGGGACGCCCACGGAGCCCACAACTCCCAAGGCCCCGGCCTCACCTGCGGAAAG ACGGCCTCCTGTTTCTCCCCCAAACCgcaggaggaaaggggagagaggggagaagcaGCGGAAGCCAGGGGGCAGCAGCTGGAAGACGTTCTTTGCACTGGGCCGGGGCCCCAGTGTCCCTCGAAAGAAGCCCCTGCCCTGGCTGGGGGGCACCCGTGCCCCACCGCAGCCTTCAG GCAGCAGACCCGACACCGTCACACTGAGATCTGCCAAGAGCGAGGAGTCTCTGTCATCGCAGGCCAGCGGGGCTG GCCTCCAGAGGCTGCACAGGCTGCGGCGACCCCACTCCAGCAGCGACGCTTTCCCTGTGGGCCCAGCACCTGCTGGCTCCTGCGAGAGCCTgtcctcgtcctcctcctccgAGTCCTCCTCCTCTgagtcctcctcttcctcctctgagtCCTCAGCAGCTGGGCTGGGGGCACTCTCTGGGTCTCCCTCACACCGTACCTCAGCCTGGCTAGATGATGGTGATGAGCTGGACTTCAGCCCACCCCGCTGCCTGGAGGGACTCCGGGGGCTGGACTTTGATCCCTTAACCTTCCGCTGCAGCAGCCCCACCCCAGGGGATCCCGCACCTCCCGCCAGCCCAGCACCCCCcgcccctgcctctgccttcccacCCAGGGTGACCCCCCAGGCCATCTCGCCCCGGGGGCCCACCAGCCCCGCCTCGCCTGCTGCCCTAGACATCTCAGAGCCCCTGGCTGTATCAGTGCCACCCGCTGTCCTAGaactgctgggggctgggggagcacctgcctcagccaccccaacACCAGCTCTCAGCCCCGGCCGGAGCCTGCGCCCCCATCTCATACCCCTGCTGCTGCGAGGAGCCGAGGCCCCGCTGACTGACGCCTGCCAGCAGGAGATGTGCAGCAAGCTCCGGGGAGCCCAGGGCCCACTCG GTCCTGATATGGAGTCACCACTGCCACCCCCTCCCCTGTCTCTCCTGCGCCCTGGGGgtgccccacccccgccccctaAGAACCCAGCACGCctcatggccctggccctggctgaGCGGGCTCAGCAGGTGGCCGAGCAACAGAGCCAGCAGGAGTGTGGGGGCACCCCACCTGCTTCCCAATCCCCCTTCCACCGCTCGCTGTCTCTGGAGGTGGGCGGGGAGCCCCTGGGGACCTCAGGGAGTGGGCCACCTCCCAACTCCCTAGCACACCCGGGTGCCTGGGTCCCGGGACCCCCACCCTACTTACCAAGGCAACAAAGTGATGGGAGCCTGCTGAGGAGCCAGCGGCCCATGGGGACCTCAAGGAGGGGACTCCGAGGCCCTGCCCAGGTCAGTGCCCAGCTCAGGGCAGGTGGCGGGGGCAGGGATGCGCCAGAGGCAGCAGCCCAGTCCCCATGTTCTGTCCCCTCACAGGTTCCTACCCCCGGCttcttctccccagcccccagggagTGCCTGCCACCCTTCCTCGGGGTCCCCAAGCCAGGCTTGTACCCCCTGGGCCCCCCATCCTTCCAGCCCAGTTCCCCAGCCCCAGTCTGGAGGAGCTCTCTGGGCCCCCCTGCACCACTCGACAGGGGAGAGAACCTGTACTATGAGATCGGGGCAAGTGAGGGGTCCCCCTATTCTGGCCCCACCCGCTCCTGGAGTCCCTTTCGCTCCATGCCCCCCGACAGGCTCAATGCCTCCTACGGCATGCTTGGCCAATCACCCCCACTCCACAGGTCCCCCGACTTCCTGCTCAGCTACCCGCCAGCCCCCTCCTGCTTTCCCCCTGACCACCTTGGCTACTCAGCCCCCCAGCACCCTGCTCGGCGCCCTACACCGCCTGAGCCCCTCTACGTCAACCTAGCTCTAGGGCCCAGGGGTCCCtcacctgcctcttcctcctcctcttcccctcctgcCCACCCCCGAAGCCGTTCAGATCCCGGTCCCCCAGTCCCCCGCCTTCCCCAGAAACAACGGGCACCCTGGGGACCCCGTACCCCTCATAGGGTGCCGGGTCCCTGGGGCCCTCCTGAGCCTCTCCTGCTCTACAGGGCAGCCCCGCCAGCCTACGGAAGGGGGGGCGAGCTCCACCGAGGGTCCTTGTACAGAAATGGAGGGCAAAGAGGGGAGGGGGCTGGTCCCCCACCCCCTTACCCCACTCCCAGCTGGTCCCTCCACTCTGAGGGCCAGACCCGAAGCTACTGCTGA
- the ARHGAP33 gene encoding rho GTPase-activating protein 33 isoform X6: MVARSTDSLDGPGEGSVQPLPTAGGPSVKGKPGKRLSAPRGPFPRLADCAHFHYENVDFGHIQLLLSPDREGPSLSGENELVFGVQVTCQGRSWPVLRSYDDFRSLDAHLHRCIFDRRFSCLPELPPPPEGARAAQMLVPLLLQYLETLSGLVDSNLNCGPVLTWMELDNHGRRLLLSEEASLNIPAVAAAHVIKRYTAQAPDELSFEVGDIVSVIDMPPTEDRSWWRGKRGFQVGFFPSECVELFTERPGPGLKADADGPPCGIPAPQGISSLTSAVPRPRGKLAGLLRTFMRSRPSRQRLRQRGILRQRVFGCDLGEHLSNSGQDVPQVLRCCSEFIEAHGVVDGIYRLSGVSSNIQRLRHEFDSERIPELSGPAFLQDIHSVSSLCKLYFRELPNPLLTYQLYGKFSEAMSVPGEEERLVRVHDVIQQLPPPHYRTLEYLLRHLARMARHSANTSMHARNLAIVWAPNLLRSMELESVGMGGAAAFREVRVQSVVVEFLLTHVDVLFSDTFTSAGLDPAGRCLLPRPKSLAGSCPSTRLLTLEEAQARTQGRLGTPTEPTTPKAPASPAERRKGERGEKQRKPGGSSWKTFFALGRGPSVPRKKPLPWLGGTRAPPQPSGSRPDTVTLRSAKSEESLSSQASGAGLQRLHRLRRPHSSSDAFPVGPAPAGSCESLSSSSSSESSSSESSSSSSESSAAGLGALSGSPSHRTSAWLDDGDELDFSPPRCLEGLRGLDFDPLTFRCSSPTPGDPAPPASPAPPAPASAFPPRVTPQAISPRGPTSPASPAALDISEPLAVSVPPAVLELLGAGGAPASATPTPALSPGRSLRPHLIPLLLRGAEAPLTDACQQEMCSKLRGAQGPLGPDMESPLPPPPLSLLRPGGAPPPPPKNPARLMALALAERAQQVAEQQSQQECGGTPPASQSPFHRSLSLEVGGEPLGTSGSGPPPNSLAHPGAWVPGPPPYLPRQQSDGSLLRSQRPMGTSRRGLRGPAQVPTPGFFSPAPRECLPPFLGVPKPGLYPLGPPSFQPSSPAPVWRSSLGPPAPLDRGENLYYEIGASEGSPYSGPTRSWSPFRSMPPDRLNASYGMLGQSPPLHRSPDFLLSYPPAPSCFPPDHLGYSAPQHPARRPTPPEPLYVNLALGPRGPSPASSSSSSPPAHPRSRSDPGPPVPRLPQKQRAPWGPRTPHRVPGPWGPPEPLLLYRAAPPAYGRGGELHRGSLYRNGGQRGEGAGPPPPYPTPSWSLHSEGQTRSYC; the protein is encoded by the exons CTCCTGCTGTCTCCAGACCGTGAAGGGCCCAGCCTCTCTGGAGAGAATGAGCTGGTGTTCGGGGTGCAGGTGACCTGTCAG GGCCGTTCCTGGCCGGTTCTCCGGAGTTACGATGACTTTCGTTCCCTGGATGCCCACCTCCACCGGTGCATATTTGACCGGAGGTTCTCCTGCCTTCCGGAGCTTCCCCCGCCCCCCGAGGGTGCCAGGGCTGCCCAG ATGCTGGTGCCACTGCTGCTGCAGTACCTGGAGACACTGTCAGGACTGGTGGACAGTAACCTCAACTGCGGGCCTGTGCTCACCTGGATGGAG CTGGACAATCACGGCCGGCGACTGCTCCTCAGTGAGGAGGCGTCACTCAATATCCCTGCAGTGGCGGCCGCCCATGTGATCAAACGGTATACAGCCCAGGCGCCAGATGAGCTGTCCTTTGAG GTGGGAGACATTGTCTCGGTGATCGACATGCCACCCACAGAGGATCGGAGCTGGTGGCGGGGCAAGCGAGGCTTCCAG GTCGGGTTCTTCCCCAGTGAGTGTGTGGAACTCTTCACAGAGCGGCCAGGTCCGGGCCTGAAGGCGG ATGCCGATGGCCCCCCATGTGGCATCCCGGCTCCCCAGGGTATCTCGtctctgacctcag CTGTGCCACGGCCTCGTGGGAAGCTGGCCGGCCTGCTCCGCACCTTCATGCGCTCCCGCCCTTCTCGGCAGCGGCTGCGGCAGCGGGGAATCCTGCGACAGAGGGTGTTTGGCTGCGATCTTGGCGAGCACCTCAGCAACTCAGGCCAGGATG TGCCCCAGGTGCTGCGCTGCTGCTCCGAGTTCATTGAGGCCCACGGGGTGGTGGATGGGATCTACCGGCTCTCAGGCGTGTCTTCCAACATCCAGAGGCTTCG GCACGAGTTTGACAGTGAGAGGATCCCGGAGCTGTCTGGCCCTGCATTCCTGCAGGACATCCACAGCGTGTCCTCCCTCTGCAAGCTCTACTTCCGAGAGCTTCCGAACCCTCTGCTCACCTACCAGCTCTATGGGAAGTTCAGT GAGGCCATGTCAGTGCCTGGGGAGGAGGAGCGTCTGGTGCGGGTGCACGATGTCATCCAGCAGCTGCCCCCACCACATTACAG GACCCTGGAGTACCTGCTGAGGCACCTGGCCCGCATGGCGAGACACAGTGCCAACACCAGCATGCATGCCCGCAACCTGGCCATTGTCTGGGCACCCAACCTGCTACG GTCCATGGAGCTGGAGTCAGTGGGAATGGGTGGCGCGGCGGCGTTCCGGGAAGTTCGGGTGCAGTCGGTGGTGGTGGAGTTTCTGCTCACCCATGTGGACGTCCTGTTCAGCGACACCTTCACCTCCGCCGGCCTCGACCCTGCAG GCCGCTGCCTGCTCCCCAGGCCCAAGTCCCTTGCGGGCAGCTGCCCCTCCACCCGCCTGCTGACGCTGGAGGAAGCCCAGGCACGCACCCAGGGCCGGCTGGGGACGCCCACGGAGCCCACAACTCCCAAGGCCCCGGCCTCACCTGCGGAAAG gaggaaaggggagagaggggagaagcaGCGGAAGCCAGGGGGCAGCAGCTGGAAGACGTTCTTTGCACTGGGCCGGGGCCCCAGTGTCCCTCGAAAGAAGCCCCTGCCCTGGCTGGGGGGCACCCGTGCCCCACCGCAGCCTTCAG GCAGCAGACCCGACACCGTCACACTGAGATCTGCCAAGAGCGAGGAGTCTCTGTCATCGCAGGCCAGCGGGGCTG GCCTCCAGAGGCTGCACAGGCTGCGGCGACCCCACTCCAGCAGCGACGCTTTCCCTGTGGGCCCAGCACCTGCTGGCTCCTGCGAGAGCCTgtcctcgtcctcctcctccgAGTCCTCCTCCTCTgagtcctcctcttcctcctctgagtCCTCAGCAGCTGGGCTGGGGGCACTCTCTGGGTCTCCCTCACACCGTACCTCAGCCTGGCTAGATGATGGTGATGAGCTGGACTTCAGCCCACCCCGCTGCCTGGAGGGACTCCGGGGGCTGGACTTTGATCCCTTAACCTTCCGCTGCAGCAGCCCCACCCCAGGGGATCCCGCACCTCCCGCCAGCCCAGCACCCCCcgcccctgcctctgccttcccacCCAGGGTGACCCCCCAGGCCATCTCGCCCCGGGGGCCCACCAGCCCCGCCTCGCCTGCTGCCCTAGACATCTCAGAGCCCCTGGCTGTATCAGTGCCACCCGCTGTCCTAGaactgctgggggctgggggagcacctgcctcagccaccccaacACCAGCTCTCAGCCCCGGCCGGAGCCTGCGCCCCCATCTCATACCCCTGCTGCTGCGAGGAGCCGAGGCCCCGCTGACTGACGCCTGCCAGCAGGAGATGTGCAGCAAGCTCCGGGGAGCCCAGGGCCCACTCG GTCCTGATATGGAGTCACCACTGCCACCCCCTCCCCTGTCTCTCCTGCGCCCTGGGGgtgccccacccccgccccctaAGAACCCAGCACGCctcatggccctggccctggctgaGCGGGCTCAGCAGGTGGCCGAGCAACAGAGCCAGCAGGAGTGTGGGGGCACCCCACCTGCTTCCCAATCCCCCTTCCACCGCTCGCTGTCTCTGGAGGTGGGCGGGGAGCCCCTGGGGACCTCAGGGAGTGGGCCACCTCCCAACTCCCTAGCACACCCGGGTGCCTGGGTCCCGGGACCCCCACCCTACTTACCAAGGCAACAAAGTGATGGGAGCCTGCTGAGGAGCCAGCGGCCCATGGGGACCTCAAGGAGGGGACTCCGAGGCCCTGCCCAG GTTCCTACCCCCGGCttcttctccccagcccccagggagTGCCTGCCACCCTTCCTCGGGGTCCCCAAGCCAGGCTTGTACCCCCTGGGCCCCCCATCCTTCCAGCCCAGTTCCCCAGCCCCAGTCTGGAGGAGCTCTCTGGGCCCCCCTGCACCACTCGACAGGGGAGAGAACCTGTACTATGAGATCGGGGCAAGTGAGGGGTCCCCCTATTCTGGCCCCACCCGCTCCTGGAGTCCCTTTCGCTCCATGCCCCCCGACAGGCTCAATGCCTCCTACGGCATGCTTGGCCAATCACCCCCACTCCACAGGTCCCCCGACTTCCTGCTCAGCTACCCGCCAGCCCCCTCCTGCTTTCCCCCTGACCACCTTGGCTACTCAGCCCCCCAGCACCCTGCTCGGCGCCCTACACCGCCTGAGCCCCTCTACGTCAACCTAGCTCTAGGGCCCAGGGGTCCCtcacctgcctcttcctcctcctcttcccctcctgcCCACCCCCGAAGCCGTTCAGATCCCGGTCCCCCAGTCCCCCGCCTTCCCCAGAAACAACGGGCACCCTGGGGACCCCGTACCCCTCATAGGGTGCCGGGTCCCTGGGGCCCTCCTGAGCCTCTCCTGCTCTACAGGGCAGCCCCGCCAGCCTACGGAAGGGGGGGCGAGCTCCACCGAGGGTCCTTGTACAGAAATGGAGGGCAAAGAGGGGAGGGGGCTGGTCCCCCACCCCCTTACCCCACTCCCAGCTGGTCCCTCCACTCTGAGGGCCAGACCCGAAGCTACTGCTGA